The following DNA comes from Miscanthus floridulus cultivar M001 chromosome 5, ASM1932011v1, whole genome shotgun sequence.
TATTTGAAAAATGTTCTACAAGAAAATTATTTATTGGCATGCAGTGAACATTGGAAGAGAAACTTCTCAAGGTTTGCAGGAGGCAATGCAATGCTTACGTTTAGATTGAGAGATCTCTTGGATTGATCCGTCTAAGGTTGGTGTTTTTTGTCTATTTAAAGTTGAGAATTCAAAGGGATTAATGTTGCATGAAAATTCTGTCATACAAATTTATTTAGCAACCATTTACCCCCAGATCTTATTTCCTTGTCTCCACTCGACAATGGTGAAAggacctaatggctagagggggtgaatagcctataaaaatttctacaacaacacttagcaaaccggttagataaatataaggtgaagcgagtgttgcgctagcctactaaaaatgcaagccacctaccacaattctagtttatatagtctatccacacaatagctatgtcactacactaagttagtgtggtctcaaaggctaactaaagagccacactaaccaaactaacaagctctcacgactagctacactaaagagtttgacaactaatttgcggtaatgtaaagagagagtaagatggttataccgccgagtcaaggaatgaaccaatcaatcacaagaatgaataccaatcacctaggaatcaaatgatgacacaatgattttttaccgaggttcactggcttgccggcaagctagtcctcgttgtggcgattcactcacttgaggttcacacgctaattggcatcacacgtcaaaccctcaatagggtgccgcacaaccaacacaacatgaggatcacacaagccatgagcaatttactagagtatttTTTGACTCTTCATCGGGGAAAAgtcaagaacccatcacaatcaccacgatcagagccggagacaatcaccaaactctgctcgacgatcctcgctgctctaagccgtctaggtggcggcaaccaccaagagtaacaagagaatcccgcagcgaaacacgaatatcaagtgcctctagatgcaaacactcaagcaatgcacttggattcacttccaatctcacaaagatgaatcaatgatggagatgaatgggagggctttgactaagctcacaacgttgctatgtcaatgcaaatggccaagagggtgagctagagccggccagacgatatttatagacacccccaaacaatagagccgttggctcaattattggactGACTGCGGgaagaccggacgcaccggtcgtgtgcaccggacgtgtccggtcgcagccagaccaccacgtgtccctttcaaattgtttaacCATTCGTGCCCAACGGCTATCACTGTGCACAGTAATAcaagtgatcggacgcgctgttagtaaacgaccggacgcgggAGACgcaacgtccggtcgagtccagagagctcccacagccgctctgggccgaccggacgtgtccggtcactccggacCGAACGCTCCCATCGTTCGATCAATTATAGCGTTGAAAACCCGAGACTAGCaggttcacaccggacgcgtccggtctctgCGTCCGGTCGCTATCAGCAATCCTGCATCGGtctatatcactttgacctgacgctgaacagtaacacgtcagcgtccggtcactccaccgagccagagtccggtcactttcacttaGCCGCTCACCTCGGGgccaaatatcggacacgtccggtcctgattccggacgtgtccggtcacttccatcTGACTACCCGAAgtccacaccggacgcgtccggtcacagagtgtatcacattgtgcacatgtgttagcatattttcacaaatgttttcaagggtgttagcactcaactagatcctaaatgcatatgcaatgagttagagcatccagtggtactttgataaccgcatttcaatacgagtttcacccctcttaatagtacgactatcgatcctaaatgtgatcacactcactaagtgtctcgatcaccaaaacgaaaaagcTACTATTAAGtttcacatttgccttgagctttttgtttttctcttacttctttttcaagtccaagcacttgatcatcaccatgacatcatcatcatcaagtcatgatcttaatttgtttcaccacttggagtagtgctacctatctcataatcactttgataaactaggttagcacttagggtttcatcaattcaccaaaaccaaactagagctttcaaatggTCATCTTTGTCTTCATATATGAATTTTAACAAGGTATATCATGTCAACTTGTATTGACGTTCATGTGTTTTTGTGTCAGTCTCTTAAGGCATATCCAGTGGTTTGTCTATAGATGATGATATCCTTGATGTTATCATAATATTTGTCATCAACCAATGTTTGGAAGTACTTACCATCGATTGGAAATCCCTTTCTACACTGAATAGATGTGTCACTCCACACTTGTTCCACATTTTTGCTGTTATGCCATACTTTACAGAAGTGCCGTTTGCTCGTGGGCCTTGACAGAGGAGGATCGAGCACTCAGCGGCACTACGGGATTTCCGGATTGGTAGCCCTGGCACCACTGCCCGCCGGGTGCGTCGTTGTGGATGGTCACTGTGCTGGTGGTTGGCCTCCTTCCAGCGGCGGCATGGATTCAACTTCATCTGACGTTATGTCTTAGGAACTGCTTCCGGACCAGCTGGATTGCTTGGTTCTTGCCAGAGATTGCTTTGTTCTTGCCAGAGAGGTGCCGCAATGCCAATGGGACGGTACAACATGGTTGTTGGTCAAGGCTAAGATTGCAAGGTTGTGTAGTACCGGAGATGTGCGTTTCTGGAGGGACAAGGGAGGTATCTCTCAGTTTGGCAAATGGAGAGGCAATGACGCAATCTATTGCTGGGCATCTCTCTGACGCGCTTCACTTCACAAAGCATCTTCTCTGCATTGCAGGCGTAGACAACCAACAAGTTGACAACACACGATCCGTAGCGTTGATTCACTTCTTCATAGCTCATTAGATCCAACCGTCCAAGCTGTTGCCTGGCTTAACACATATGTCACTGGTTCGATCTCTGTTTccatttattaaaaaaaaactgcAAGAATCCCAATTCCCAAATGTGTTTTCAATAAAAAAAAATAGCTACTGTAGAAACCAAAATACACGAGAGCTGTTCTAATAATAACTCTATGTAATGTTAGGAGCACGCTGCACGCGCGAAGCATTATTATTTTTTCGTCACATAACTGATCGGTTGCTTCGCGCATGTACCTGAAAATGCCTTAGCGATTTGAACAGCGCGCCCTGCGGAGGGCGCCCGCCGGCGGCGGGTCGAGCCAGAGCGCGCAAATCGGCCTGACCGTGTACCTGAACGGGAGCCAGCGGCCGAAGTTGAGCTGGACGTAGAACTTGCCTTGGAGGTGCATCTCTACGAGGCCGCCGCCGGTGGTGACGTTCTTCCACACCTCGGCGTCCTCCTGCGTCATGACCACCTCGCTGACCACCAGGTGCACGCTCCGGAGGGCGGAGTCGCCGGGCTTCTGGTACAGCGGCGGCCACACCGCCTGCGTCCCGATCAGCCTCCCCTGGAAGTAGAGGTCCAGCTGCATGTAGCGCAGGACGACGTCGACCTTGGTGTTTGGGTTGTAGATGGCCGCCAGCACGTAGAGGTCGGAGTTGAGCGCCTTGCCCAGGTGCGGCGGCGGGAGCTCGTCGATGTACCCGGCGTTGAGGGTGGCCGTGCTCACGTGGATCCGGGGCGCCTTGGGGTGGTACAGGAGGTACACCACCAGTATGGCGAGGCCGATGCAGACCACCAGAAGCCAGAACAGGATGCAGCACAAGGTGAAGCAGAACGCCAGTGGCTTCCTCGCGTTCTTCTCCTTCCTCAGCATCGCCCAGTTCTTCGTCCCGGACGGCGACTGGTTCGGCGGCACATAGGCACCGTGCTGATGCTGACGTGGCTCCGGCTTCGGTTGCGGATGCTGAGGCACACCATGCGcttgcggcggcggcgctggactcCCACTCCCACCCAGCATCGGCTCCAGCGTGCTGACGCGCTCGATGGTCTTATTGGGCTTGAGGCCACCGCGCCGTGGCGGTAGCGGTGCCGGTGCTCCTTCCGACGGGGGTGCCGTCTCGTTCTGCAGCGTGCTGACGCGCTCGATGGTCTTATTGGTCTTCAGGCCACCCGGCCGGGGTAGTTGCGGTGCCGGTGCTCCTCCCGACGAGTCGGGGACGTCAACGGTCGGCGACGCAGCTGTTCCGGGGCTGGGGATGCTGCCCCGTGGTGGCAGCGCCCCTCCCGCTGCTGCGGAGTGACTTGCCGCCTGCGGCAGTGCAGCTCCTCCCAGCCAGGCACGGCTACCCCAGCGCCGCGTTGGTTTTGACGCCGGCGGTTCCTCCAGGCCGCCTCCGAGCGGATTCTGTCCGTACACCTGTGCCTGCTCGTCGGCCGCCGGCTCTTGTCTCCTCTGTGACACAGGCTTGTAGGTCGGCCTGGGGGGCTCTGTGCGCACCTGGGGCCGGGCAGTGTCCCTGGCACCGTCGCTCTGCACTGTTGCAAAGCGAATGTGGCCGGTCCCCGGTTGAGGCGGCGCCACATCGGCTCCGCGAGCACTGATGGCGCCGCCCGCCTGCGGTGTCACCGGCTGCTTGCTCATGGCTATAGCTGGGCAAGAGCAGAAGCAAGCAAACGGAGAAGTACCAGCACTATGCAAGAAGGGAGTGACGGAATGGAAAGGAATCAAGGAGTGGTGTTCCAAGTGAGCGAGGATGCAGTTGGCACTTGGCACTTACAAGAAGACGAAGCAGAGGAGGAAGAAATGGGCGGGAGCGAGAATTTTGGAGGGAAAGGGGGGCAAGCAAGGAATCGTTTGATTTGTAACCAGGGCAAGCAACTTAGCCACGCTCCATCTGAGCTGCTTAGTTATACTACTAGCAGCACCACCGTGTAGGCTGTAGCCAGGAATTTTGCGTTGGCTTGGCAAGAGAGCTTCCTTGCCACCGCCGAAAACCTTGCTCCATCTGAGCACTCTGCTTGCCAGCATGTACTGTAAAAAGCACTTTCTGTCGACGGCCATGGGGATCGCCATGATCCATGGAAATCGTACTGCTTTTCTGATGTTTTGATGCCGTTTTTCTTCGCGGTCTTGCTTGACAGTTAAGGCTGTGTTCTTTGGTCTGGGAtgcaaaggtttttgtttctctGTATGTACGTGACGCATTCGGCATTCGTATGCCAATGAAGAGCTCACGTACACAGCCCATGTGAGCCCACTATACTGGGCTCCCTTTTCCGCTCCAAGCCGAACCGGAAGATCTAGGCCATCATGGCCCAAAGGTCCACACGGACGTCTCGCCTCCCTCTTTCTTCCTTTCCATTTCCACTCCGCGTCGCCACTTCGATTCGGCTGACTGCGCCCCCCACAAGCCACAAAACCCTCTTCCAGGACCAGAAGCAGCGCGGCGGAGCGGAGCGGAGAAAGCGCTGTCCGGGAATTGGGTGGCCTTGCCCCCGTTCGCAGGCCATGGGGTTCGAAATGCGGCAATGTGGTGCCACTGGTGCGGATCACTGTTTTCCTTTTGTTATTATGCTCTGGTCTTTGTAAATGATGCTTGCTTGCGATCGTTCTTTTCTTATTGGAGTGCGTCGCATTGTTAGTCTGTTTTTTAGTAGGACATGTTGGATGCAATGCACTAAACGTAACGTGACCTATTCAAACAGTCCGATCCCGACGTACTCCTTACTCCTTAGGGTTCTGATCGATGCAGGGTTCCCTGGTGATCCTTTATGCGATTGATCGATGCAGGGTTCCCTGGTGATCCTTTATGCGATTGATCGATGCAGGGTTCCCTGGTGATCCTTTATGCCATTGTTTAGTGGGGTGAGGGTTTTCATAACCATTTCGTTATATTTGGTATCTCCTGCGCGAGTCTTATACTGTTTGAACACGACTTATCTGGGGCTACAGTGAATTTGTGTTGCGCCTTCCTTGATTCTTCAGTAAAGTTCCGGCATTGGTGTGATTGAACCATAGTTTGATGAACATACGGTTGGATGATTAGTTTAGTTGTTGTGCTAGTGATAAGCTGGCAAGTTTGAGGGTGACAAGCTTAGATTATAAACATAAGGTTTCCAGGAACGATCTTGTGGTGCCATAATGTAATGGTGCTTGTGTAAACCTAAATCCGCAATTGCTTTAATGCCTGTACTTTTTAACCTTGATTTATCATTAGTTTGTTTCTTTTGCTTTCAAGCTTTGAATGTTTTATGTTGTATATGGAAATGGGCACTGCCAATGGTCTTGTTTTGTGTGGATAAATCTTTTTAATACCATGTTTCTAGTAAATTGTGACCCCCATATATAACTATGGATGCTAAAGTCTATACCCTTTTTTTTGGTTAAAAAACGTACTAATATTTCCAGGAGTAGTAGTCAGACCTGGAGAGACTGTGAAGTGTGACCCAGGGGGTCTCTTTTGTCATATTTCACAGGTCAGTTTTACAAGTTTTTAAATGGCTGTGCTTTCCTTTTGGTTTATTTGAGGGTAGATCCTATTTATTTACTGTTTGTCTGTTGGAACTGTAATACACAACAGATAGCACTACAGGCTGGCAAGGGGAATGGGGATGTGAGGATCTTTATGAAAGTTGATGACAAAGATTTTTGATCGCCACACTTTCAGATGACAAGTACCCTCACTATAGAACTGTTTTGTTTTTGGAGGAGTTGTTTCAGTTGCTGCACAGCTCAAAAACCAGAAGC
Coding sequences within:
- the LOC136453886 gene encoding NDR1/HIN1-like protein 13, with the protein product MSKQPVTPQAGGAISARGADVAPPQPGTGHIRFATVQSDGARDTARPQVRTEPPRPTYKPVSQRRQEPAADEQAQVYGQNPLGGGLEEPPASKPTRRWGSRAWLGGAALPQAASHSAAAGGALPPRGSIPSPGTAASPTVDVPDSSGGAPAPQLPRPGGLKTNKTIERVSTLQNETAPPSEGAPAPLPPRRGGLKPNKTIERVSTLEPMLGGSGSPAPPPQAHGVPQHPQPKPEPRQHQHGAYVPPNQSPSGTKNWAMLRKEKNARKPLAFCFTLCCILFWLLVVCIGLAILVVYLLYHPKAPRIHVSTATLNAGYIDELPPPHLGKALNSDLYVLAAIYNPNTKVDVVLRYMQLDLYFQGRLIGTQAVWPPLYQKPGDSALRSVHLVVSEVVMTQEDAEVWKNVTTGGGLVEMHLQGKFYVQLNFGRWLPFRYTVRPICALWLDPPPAGALRRARCSNR